A DNA window from Bacillus andreraoultii contains the following coding sequences:
- a CDS encoding DUF3298 and DUF4163 domain-containing protein, with protein sequence MTISFPVTVTTKMVQKSKNIIIYYPMIHDLKSHNVELLINHSIVEVCQELINKQFSEMTSPVVEMIGHFEIKNNQRDILSLTLSNYTYHDHAAHGMTYLRSLTFNTKSGKRYKLADLFKPDCDYVRRISRLIKKQITKRDMTTLSEFNKIKPDQEFYIADKSLVIYFQLYDLVPYVYGIPMFPISVYDLQDMVVEDGPLGRMILGT encoded by the coding sequence TTGACGATAAGTTTTCCCGTTACTGTAACCACGAAAATGGTACAAAAGAGTAAAAATATTATTATTTACTATCCGATGATTCATGATTTAAAAAGTCACAATGTCGAATTATTGATTAATCATTCGATTGTGGAAGTATGTCAGGAATTGATTAACAAACAATTTAGCGAAATGACCTCTCCCGTAGTCGAAATGATTGGTCACTTTGAAATTAAAAATAATCAGCGAGATATTTTAAGCCTTACTCTTTCCAATTATACGTATCATGATCATGCCGCTCACGGAATGACGTATTTACGATCCCTAACATTTAATACAAAAAGTGGTAAACGTTACAAACTCGCAGACTTATTCAAGCCTGATTGCGATTATGTCAGACGTATATCGCGTTTAATTAAGAAACAAATTACTAAGCGGGATATGACTACCTTAAGTGAATTTAATAAAATTAAGCCAGATCAAGAATTCTATATTGCGGATAAATCACTTGTTATTTATTTTCAACTTTATGATTTAGTCCCATATGTTTACGGCATTCCTATGTTCCCTATTTCTGTTTATGATTTGCAAGATATGGTTGTAGAAGATGGACCATTAGGAAGAATGA